One Thomasclavelia spiroformis DSM 1552 DNA window includes the following coding sequences:
- a CDS encoding MurR/RpiR family transcriptional regulator translates to MNIKRNTEVDILYNLLTYINASYSQGIYYTICYQVLNNIEKIPNISINELADLCYTSPATISRFCKALKCDNFAEFKKEVESGLRQANHEIKLSSQDLGKIHNEPSKCVDMVYDLSINSLKESKKYVNIHEIDHLCDIIYNAKKLHFFGFQFNKILASDIQFKLVKLGKFSYAFADRGDDSQRIELLDKNSVAIVLSVRARMMPVGELVKSIKNRGAQVILITMNEQSEVIKLADRTFLVHGQESNFTESSLSGTTTMKTYFDLLYVRYGILYPRR, encoded by the coding sequence TTGAACATTAAAAGAAATACTGAGGTAGATATTTTATATAATTTATTAACATATATAAATGCATCATACAGTCAAGGTATATATTATACAATATGTTATCAAGTATTAAATAATATTGAAAAAATACCAAATATAAGCATTAATGAACTAGCTGATTTATGTTATACATCACCAGCAACAATATCTCGTTTTTGTAAAGCCTTAAAATGTGATAATTTTGCGGAATTTAAAAAAGAAGTAGAATCAGGTTTAAGACAAGCAAATCACGAAATAAAATTAAGTTCACAAGATTTAGGTAAAATCCATAACGAACCTTCAAAATGTGTAGATATGGTATATGACTTATCTATTAATTCATTAAAAGAAAGTAAAAAATATGTCAATATTCACGAAATAGATCACTTGTGTGATATTATATATAATGCAAAAAAATTACATTTTTTTGGATTTCAATTCAATAAAATATTAGCTTCCGATATTCAATTTAAATTGGTGAAGTTAGGAAAGTTTTCGTATGCATTTGCTGATCGTGGAGATGATAGTCAAAGAATTGAGTTATTAGATAAAAATAGTGTTGCAATTGTATTATCTGTGCGAGCGCGAATGATGCCAGTAGGGGAATTAGTTAAATCAATTAAAAATAGAGGTGCCCAAGTAATTTTAATAACGATGAATGAGCAAAGTGAAGTAATTAAATTAGCTGATCGAACATTTCTTGTTCATGGACAAGAAAGTAATTTTACGGAATCATCTTTATCTGGAACAACAACAATGAAAACATATTTTGATTTATTATATGTTCGTTATGGAATTTTATATCCAAGAAGATAG